Below is a genomic region from Elusimicrobiota bacterium.
GCGCGCTTTCTGCTTCTCGCGCAGACGCTTGGCGTATTCGGTGGGTTTGGTCCCCCGGCGGCGGGCGTGCTGCCCCGGCGGTACGGCGGCGCCTTCCTTATCGATCGGGCACTTCGAAAAGCACCGATCGCCTTTCAAAAAAAGCTTCACGCCTTCTCGGCGGCAGAGCTTGCAAACGGGTCCAGTGTATCGAGCCACAACGTTCTCCTTGGGGGGTTAGACGCGGCGGGCCTTGGGAGGCCGGCAACCGTCGTGGGGAATGGGAGTCACGTCTTTGATGGAAGTCACCACCAAGCCCGCGGCTTGAAGCGCCCGGATGGCGGTTTCCCGACCCGACCCCGGACCTTTGACGAACACGGAAACGCTTTTCACGCCGAGCGCGACCGCTTTTTTGGCGGCGGCGTCCGCGGTGACCTGCGCCGCGAAAGGCGTTCCCTTCTTGGTGCCCTTGAACCCGGCGCTGCCCGCCGTGGCCCAGACAATGGCGTTGCCGCGCTCGTCGGTGATGTTGACGATCGTGTTGTTGAAGGACGATTGAATGTACACGCGCGCGTTGACGATGTCCCGCCAAATCTTTTTCTTGCCTTTGGGGGCGGTCGCCGGGGCTTTGGCGGCCGGTTTGGCCGCGGCTTTGGCGGCGTCTTTCTTCGCTTCGGGTTGATCAGCCATGGGTTCTCCTCGGTAAACCTATTTCGCCGCGGCGGTGGCCGGGGCGGCGGTGGTGCCGGGCTTCGCGGAGCCGACGGTGCGCCGTCGCCCGCGCCGGGTGCGCGCGTTCGATTTCGTTCGTTGGCCCCGGGCCGGCAGGTTGCGCCGGTGCCGCGAGCCGCGGTAGGAACCGATTTCGATGAGGCGGCGGATGGTGCCGTTGATTTCCCGGCGCAAATCGCCTTCCACTTTGTAGTTCTTGGTCAACTCGGTGTTGATCTTGTTGACTTCCGCCTCGGTCAAATCTTTGACCCGGGTCGACGGATTGACCCCGGTCTCCCCGCAGATGAGAAGGGAGCGGTGGGCCCCGATGCCGTAGAGATACCGCAGCGCGACATCAACGCGCTTTTGTTTGGGAAGATCGATTCCCGCGACGCGAGCCATGTGAGTCCTCCTTAACCTTGCCGCTGCTTGTGGCGCGGGTTGGAACAAAGAATGTAAAGCTTCCGGTGCCGACGCTGAACGCGGCACTTGTCGCAAATCGGTTTCACGGACGCACGAACTTTCATTTTATTTCTCCCTGTAGGTGATGCGGCCCCGGGTCAGGTCGTAGGGGGACAATTCCACCTTGACCTTGTCGCCGGGCAAAATTTTGATGTAATGCATGCGCATTTTTCCCGAAATGTGCGCCAACACCTTGTGCCCGCCTTCGATTTCCAGACGGAACATGGCGTTCGGCAACGCTTCGAGAACGCGACCTTCCACTTCGATTTTTTCTTCTTTGGCCATAAAGGGTTTTACGCTCCGTCCGGTCCCCGCCGTTGGGCGGGGCCCCGCGCCGACCTACCGTTTCGCCGCCGGACTCGCGGTCCGCGTCAGCACTTCCGGCCCGTCCGCGGTGATCGCCACCGTGTGCTCGAAATGGGCCGAGGGCCGCCGGTCGTCGGTGATCACCGTCCAGCCGTCGCTCAAGACGCGCACTTTGTGCGTGCCCAGGTTGAACATGGGCTCCAGCGCCAGGACCAGCCCCGCTTCCAGCCGCAGGCCGGTGCCGGCCGTTCCGTAATTGGGCACCGCGGGCTCCTCGTGCATTTGCCGCCCGATGCCGTGGCCCACAAAATCCCGCACCACGCCGTAGCCCCGGGCGTCGGCCACGGCCTGAATCGCGTGGGAGATGTCCCCCAACCGATTGCCGACCCGGGCCTGGGCGATGCCCCGTTCCAGGGACTCCGCCGTCGCGTTCAAAAGATCCGTCCACGCGGGGTCCACCCGCCCCACCGCGAAGGTGGCGGCCGTGTCCCCCACAAATCCGTCCAGGGTGGCGCCCACGTCGATCCCGACGATGTCGCCCTCTTTCAGGACGCGCTGGGCGCTCGGGATGCCGTGCACCACTTCCTCGTTGATCGAGGCGCAGATGCTGGCGGGGTAGCCCCGGTAGCCCACAAAGGTCGGGATCCCGCCTTCCGCGCGGATCGCCTTTTCGGCGATCCGGTCCAACTCTTTCGTCGTGACGCCGGGGGCCACCGCGCGCCCCGCTTCCGCCAGGGCTTTTCCCGCCAAGGCGCCCGCCCGCCGCATGCGGGCGAGGTCGGACGCCGACTTCAGTTCAATCCGTCGTGCGGCGTCCGCCACCGCTCACGCCTTGGGCAGAGCGTCCAACAGGGCGAAAATGGACCGCTGAACGTCCGCCACCGACTGGGCGGCCGAAATCTTCTCCAACACCCCGAGGCCCCGGTAATAGGAAATCAGGGGCTCGGTCAAATTGTTGTACACCACCAGGCGCTTCTCGACGGTGTCGGGGCGGTCGTCCTCCCGCTGGAGGATCTTTTCGCCTTCCACGTCGCAGACGTCGCCCCGACGGGGCGCCTGGGTGAGCAGGTTGTAGACCTTCCCGCATTTCGGGCAGGAGCGGCGGCTGGAGAGGCGCTGGACCACTTCTTTTTCCGACAAATCCATGTAAAGAACCTTGTCCAGGGTGCGGTGGGCGCCGTTCAGGAAAGCGTCCAACCCTTCGGCCTGGGACACCGTTCGGGGAAAGCCGTCCAGGATGAAGCCGGGCGCGCAATCCGCCGCGGCCAGACGGGCCGTGACGATCTCCAGCACCAGCTCGTCGGGCACCAGGCGGCCGGAGCTCACGTACTGCTGCACCTTGAGGCCCAGGTCCGAGGAGGTCGCCATCTCGTGGCGGAAAATGTCCCCCGTGGAAATGTGCGGCACGCCGTAGCGGGCGGAAAGCGGTTTGGCCTGGGTGCCTTTTCCCGAACCGGGGGCGCCCAACAGGACGATGTTCATTGTTTCCCTCCAGAGGAAAAAATCACTGGGAAGCGGCGCCCACGTTGAACCAGCGCCCCTTGACCCGCCCGGCCTTTGAAAAGCCCTCGTAGTGCCGCATGATCAAATGGGATTCCAGTTGACCCACGGTGTCGAGCGCCACGCCCACGACGATCAAAATCGACGTGCCGCCGAAGCTGAACGGCGTGTTGAAAAATCGCTGCAGCAGGTCCGGCAGGATCGCCAGGGCGGCCACGAAGACCGCGCCGCCCAAGGTCACCCGGGCCAGGACCGTGCTGATGTGGGCCGCCGTCGGTTCGCCCGGCCGGATGCCCGGGATGAAGGCGCCCGCCTTCTTCAGGTTGTCGGCCATGTCGATGGGGTTGATCGAGACCGAGTTGTAAAAATAGCAAAAGAAAATGATCAGGCC
It encodes:
- the rpsK gene encoding 30S ribosomal protein S11; the protein is MADQPEAKKDAAKAAAKPAAKAPATAPKGKKKIWRDIVNARVYIQSSFNNTIVNITDERGNAIVWATAGSAGFKGTKKGTPFAAQVTADAAAKKAVALGVKSVSVFVKGPGSGRETAIRALQAAGLVVTSIKDVTPIPHDGCRPPKARRV
- the rpsM gene encoding 30S ribosomal protein S13 is translated as MARVAGIDLPKQKRVDVALRYLYGIGAHRSLLICGETGVNPSTRVKDLTEAEVNKINTELTKNYKVEGDLRREINGTIRRLIEIGSYRGSRHRRNLPARGQRTKSNARTRRGRRRTVGSAKPGTTAAPATAAAK
- the rpmJ gene encoding 50S ribosomal protein L36, with protein sequence MKVRASVKPICDKCRVQRRHRKLYILCSNPRHKQRQG
- the infA gene encoding translation initiation factor IF-1, which encodes MAKEEKIEVEGRVLEALPNAMFRLEIEGGHKVLAHISGKMRMHYIKILPGDKVKVELSPYDLTRGRITYREK
- the map gene encoding type I methionyl aminopeptidase: MRRAGALAGKALAEAGRAVAPGVTTKELDRIAEKAIRAEGGIPTFVGYRGYPASICASINEEVVHGIPSAQRVLKEGDIVGIDVGATLDGFVGDTAATFAVGRVDPAWTDLLNATAESLERGIAQARVGNRLGDISHAIQAVADARGYGVVRDFVGHGIGRQMHEEPAVPNYGTAGTGLRLEAGLVLALEPMFNLGTHKVRVLSDGWTVITDDRRPSAHFEHTVAITADGPEVLTRTASPAAKR
- a CDS encoding adenylate kinase → MNIVLLGAPGSGKGTQAKPLSARYGVPHISTGDIFRHEMATSSDLGLKVQQYVSSGRLVPDELVLEIVTARLAAADCAPGFILDGFPRTVSQAEGLDAFLNGAHRTLDKVLYMDLSEKEVVQRLSSRRSCPKCGKVYNLLTQAPRRGDVCDVEGEKILQREDDRPDTVEKRLVVYNNLTEPLISYYRGLGVLEKISAAQSVADVQRSIFALLDALPKA